The following are from one region of the Streptomyces decoyicus genome:
- a CDS encoding CocE/NonD family hydrolase: protein MLVDWDAPITMDDGVELRADVFLPDDGETHPVIMSLGPYAKGLAFQEGFAPMWRTLEAEHPDAVAGSSNRYQNWETADPEKWVPDGYVVIRVDSRGAGRSPGYLDIFSPRETQDYYACIEWAAAQPWSNGKVGLLGISYYAVNQWQVAALRPPHLAAICPWEGATDFYRELTHHGGILHVFLPQWYPVQVASMQHGAADSPRHRVTGVPVTGPGVLSEEERAKNAADTVAALHDHALLDAYYRERSADLARITVPVLSAANWAHHLHTRGGFEGYAGVASEQKWLEVHGLQHWVEFYTDYGVALQKRFFGHFLKGQDTGWDKQPPVFLNVRHADGSFEQRAEQEWPLARTQWTAFHLELDRRALAPAADPGERSADFEALGDGLTFWTEPLAEELELTGPASASLRVASSTTDADLFLTLRVQDPDGRDVTFVSAMDPHGAVGLGWLRASLRKLDPARSEPYRPWHTFDERQPLTPGEPVDLEIEIWPTSVVVPAGHRLGVSVLGRDFEFPGAGPWPSAFGVAMRGNGAFVHTDPEDRGSDVYAGRTTLLSGGEHPSFLLLPVVPAGAGQAGSG from the coding sequence ATGCTCGTCGACTGGGATGCGCCGATCACGATGGACGACGGGGTCGAGCTCCGCGCCGACGTCTTCCTGCCGGACGACGGCGAGACCCATCCCGTGATCATGAGTCTGGGGCCGTACGCCAAGGGGCTTGCCTTTCAAGAGGGGTTCGCCCCCATGTGGCGCACTCTGGAGGCCGAGCACCCGGATGCGGTCGCAGGGTCCTCGAACCGCTACCAGAACTGGGAAACGGCCGATCCGGAGAAGTGGGTGCCCGACGGCTACGTCGTGATCCGGGTGGACTCGCGCGGCGCCGGACGGTCGCCCGGATACCTGGACATCTTTTCGCCGCGCGAGACGCAGGACTACTACGCATGCATCGAGTGGGCGGCGGCCCAGCCCTGGAGCAACGGCAAGGTGGGGCTGCTCGGCATCTCGTACTACGCGGTCAACCAGTGGCAGGTCGCGGCGCTGCGGCCGCCGCACCTCGCCGCCATCTGCCCCTGGGAGGGGGCCACCGACTTCTACCGTGAACTCACCCATCACGGCGGGATCCTGCACGTCTTCCTCCCGCAGTGGTATCCGGTCCAGGTCGCCTCGATGCAGCACGGTGCCGCCGACAGCCCGCGGCACCGGGTCACGGGGGTCCCGGTCACCGGCCCGGGGGTCCTGAGCGAGGAGGAGCGGGCCAAGAACGCCGCCGACACCGTCGCCGCGTTGCACGACCATGCGCTGCTCGACGCGTACTACCGGGAGCGGAGCGCGGACCTGGCGCGGATCACCGTCCCCGTGCTGTCCGCGGCCAACTGGGCGCATCATCTGCACACCCGGGGCGGGTTCGAGGGGTATGCGGGCGTCGCGAGCGAGCAGAAGTGGCTGGAAGTGCACGGGCTTCAGCACTGGGTGGAGTTCTACACGGACTACGGGGTCGCGCTCCAGAAGCGCTTCTTCGGGCACTTCCTCAAGGGGCAGGACACCGGCTGGGACAAGCAGCCGCCGGTCTTCCTCAATGTGCGGCACGCCGACGGAAGCTTCGAGCAACGCGCCGAGCAGGAGTGGCCGTTGGCGCGGACGCAGTGGACGGCGTTCCACCTCGAACTCGACCGTCGCGCGCTCGCGCCGGCGGCGGACCCCGGTGAGCGGAGCGCCGATTTCGAGGCGCTCGGGGACGGTCTGACCTTCTGGACGGAGCCGCTGGCCGAGGAGCTGGAGCTGACCGGGCCCGCGTCCGCGTCGCTGCGGGTGGCCTCGTCGACCACGGACGCCGATCTCTTCCTCACCCTCCGGGTGCAGGACCCCGACGGCCGTGATGTCACCTTCGTCAGCGCGATGGACCCGCACGGGGCGGTCGGACTGGGCTGGCTGCGGGCCTCGCTCCGCAAGCTCGACCCCGCGCGCAGCGAGCCGTACCGGCCCTGGCACACCTTCGACGAGCGGCAGCCGCTCACCCCCGGCGAACCCGTCGATCTGGAGATCGAGATCTGGCCGACGTCGGTGGTCGTCCCGGCGGGCCACCGCCTCGGCGTATCGGTGCTGGGCCGGGACTTCGAGTTCCCGGGCGCGGGGCCGTGGCCGTCGGCGTTCGGGGTGGCCATGCGGGGCAACGGCGCCTTCGTCCACACCGATCCCGAGGACCGGGGCTCGGACGTCTACGCGGGCCGGACGACGCTGCTCAGCGGCGGGGAGCACCCGTCCTTCCTGCTGCTGCCGGTCGTGCCGGCCGGTGCGGGGCAGGCGGGTTCCGGCTGA
- a CDS encoding Gfo/Idh/MocA family protein, translating to MRKVNWGLLVTSGYADVAMKAKAASTTTEFVAVAHDDEPTARAYAETHAIARSYGSYEELLKDDEVEAVFVALDPVDHAEWAVRALQAGKHVLVEKPFALTAADTEWVFDTAEAAGRQCIEGVMPRHHPQFLLAKKLVDEGRIGELRYIYAACTAGLPANYFRRFPERGGGGLLDLGSFALTAIRLFGGTPERVYAEEARREGACDHNFAATLRMPGDVLAQFEVGQEVCRGDALEVVGTTGRLVFQDPWFCRDITRLEVQRQGPPPHLDPVSEYLDVDPEGAYRCGEQYAVSRIQLDALSTAIAHGTPFPYGRTDAVEQARVIEALLASAAGEAPVRLEG from the coding sequence ATGAGAAAGGTGAACTGGGGGCTGCTGGTCACCAGCGGCTACGCGGACGTCGCGATGAAGGCCAAGGCGGCCTCCACCACGACCGAGTTCGTCGCCGTCGCGCACGACGACGAGCCGACGGCCCGCGCCTACGCAGAGACCCACGCCATCGCCCGGTCCTACGGCAGCTACGAGGAGCTGCTGAAGGACGACGAGGTGGAGGCCGTCTTCGTCGCCCTGGACCCGGTCGACCACGCCGAGTGGGCGGTCAGGGCGCTTCAGGCCGGCAAGCACGTGCTGGTGGAGAAGCCGTTCGCGCTCACCGCCGCCGACACCGAGTGGGTCTTCGACACGGCCGAGGCTGCGGGCCGGCAGTGCATCGAGGGCGTGATGCCCCGTCACCACCCGCAGTTCCTGCTGGCCAAGAAGCTCGTGGACGAGGGCCGCATCGGCGAGCTGCGCTATATCTACGCCGCCTGCACCGCCGGTCTGCCGGCGAACTACTTCCGCCGCTTCCCCGAGCGCGGCGGCGGCGGCCTGCTGGACCTGGGCTCTTTCGCCCTGACCGCGATCCGGCTGTTCGGCGGGACGCCCGAGCGGGTCTACGCCGAGGAGGCCCGCCGGGAGGGCGCCTGCGACCACAACTTCGCGGCCACGCTGCGGATGCCGGGCGACGTGCTGGCCCAGTTCGAGGTGGGCCAGGAGGTGTGCCGGGGCGACGCCCTGGAGGTCGTCGGCACCACCGGGCGCCTGGTCTTCCAGGACCCGTGGTTCTGCCGCGACATCACGCGCCTGGAGGTGCAGCGGCAGGGCCCGCCGCCGCACCTGGACCCGGTCAGCGAGTACCTGGACGTGGACCCGGAGGGCGCCTACCGCTGCGGTGAGCAGTACGCGGTCTCCCGCATCCAGCTCGACGCGCTGTCGACGGCGATCGCGCACGGCACCCCCTTCCCGTACGGCCGCACGGACGCCGTGGAGCAGGCCCGCGTCATCGAGGCGCTCCTCGCGTCCGCGGCCGGGGAAGCGCCCGTGCGGCTGGAAGGCTGA
- a CDS encoding trypsin-like serine peptidase — protein MRRTVRGIPAVHGISAPHPVRRSRVALGTLTAAGTLLALLLPTGSAGAATPQHSHHSPTPQTTSGAFWTADRMRAAAPPDLAAPAKKANTTAVPRSAPLKVAPTLPQLPTVPAASLLPGTLPQAGGPWTGGGAVTKTTGRVFFTYQGRTASCSGDAVTSSNKSTVITAGHCVKLGGAWHTNWVFVPGYHDGEAPYGKWPAAKTLSTPQWTASEDINYDVGAAVVAPLDGKKLTDVVGGQGLSFNSGYSKAMYAFGFPAAAPYDGSKLIYCSGTTIKDPLFSTDHGLACNMTGGSSGGPWFTTFDEKTGTGLQSSVNSFGYQFWPNTMFGPYFGDDAKNLYTTAQSS, from the coding sequence GTGAGACGAACCGTTCGTGGCATACCGGCAGTTCACGGCATATCCGCGCCGCACCCCGTGCGCAGGTCCCGGGTCGCCCTCGGCACTCTGACGGCCGCCGGTACGCTGCTCGCCCTGCTGCTCCCCACCGGCTCGGCCGGCGCCGCCACCCCGCAGCACTCCCACCACTCCCCCACCCCGCAGACCACCTCCGGCGCCTTCTGGACCGCGGACCGGATGCGCGCCGCCGCTCCCCCGGACCTCGCCGCACCCGCGAAGAAGGCGAACACCACCGCGGTCCCGCGCAGCGCCCCGCTCAAGGTGGCCCCCACCCTCCCGCAGCTCCCGACGGTGCCCGCCGCCTCGTTGCTCCCCGGCACCCTCCCCCAGGCCGGCGGGCCCTGGACCGGCGGCGGCGCGGTCACCAAGACCACAGGACGGGTGTTCTTCACCTACCAGGGCCGCACCGCCTCCTGCTCCGGCGACGCGGTGACCAGCAGCAACAAGAGCACCGTGATCACCGCGGGGCACTGTGTGAAGCTGGGCGGCGCCTGGCACACCAACTGGGTCTTCGTCCCCGGCTATCACGACGGCGAGGCCCCGTACGGCAAGTGGCCGGCGGCCAAGACGCTCTCCACTCCCCAGTGGACGGCGAGTGAGGACATCAACTACGACGTCGGCGCGGCGGTGGTCGCCCCGCTCGACGGCAAGAAGCTCACCGATGTCGTCGGCGGCCAGGGCCTGTCCTTCAACTCGGGCTACAGCAAGGCGATGTACGCCTTCGGCTTCCCCGCGGCCGCCCCGTACGACGGCAGCAAGCTGATCTACTGCAGCGGCACCACCATCAAGGACCCGCTGTTCTCCACCGACCACGGTCTGGCCTGCAACATGACCGGCGGCTCCAGCGGCGGCCCCTGGTTCACCACGTTCGACGAGAAGACCGGCACCGGCCTCCAGTCCTCGGTGAACAGCTTCGGCTACCAGTTCTGGCCCAACACCATGTTCGGCCCGTACTTCGGCGACGACGCCAAGAACCTCTACACCACGGCCCAGTCGTCCTGA
- a CDS encoding carboxylesterase/lipase family protein, producing the protein MTTGATSPVTPRPSRPAPAVRTRAGCLRGTEEEYDGRTLYVFRGVPYARPPVGPLRFSSPRPVRPWTGVRDATAFSPPFLQPRPPGGSEDALYANVWTPGPGGRRPVLVYIHGGGFQVGAADAPAYDGAKPAARGDLVVVTFNYRLGAFGWGLHEDLTDPRTGDCANWGLQDQTALLHWVRDNAEAFGGDPGAVTLCGTSAGAVSARLLAGSARTEGIVKRLVAVSAALPWAPALSLTTDDARTAYEELAAGSGTTVAGLRYVPAEELQTAWLGLFGGPPEQRLLASGREYRGPVVDGRTVAAGDPPLPPVPVMSVHCRTEGSFFTDPHSLSFPPAPPAPANDHELRAAVRDVLLKCTAHVPDEEVAACVEAYRAAAAVEGLPGDPLSLWTEVWGDALLRHQIVRLAERHAAEGRTPQYVMEFAHPVRPPHFGTPHDATSKFLFGTHAHPTLVGQFGDGPLERRVSDAFVDLVASFARCGTPGSPHVPHWPEFTPGRPSTLILGGPPIARIGDTSTLRRLRFWDGIDWLPGA; encoded by the coding sequence ATGACGACCGGCGCCACCTCTCCTGTCACGCCCCGGCCCTCCCGCCCGGCGCCCGCGGTACGCACCCGCGCCGGGTGCCTGCGGGGCACGGAGGAGGAGTACGACGGGCGGACGCTGTACGTGTTCCGGGGCGTGCCCTACGCCCGGCCGCCCGTCGGCCCCCTCCGCTTCTCCTCGCCCCGGCCCGTACGGCCCTGGACGGGGGTGCGGGACGCCACGGCCTTCTCCCCGCCCTTCCTCCAGCCGCGGCCACCCGGCGGCAGCGAGGACGCGTTGTACGCGAACGTGTGGACCCCGGGCCCGGGGGGCCGCCGCCCGGTGCTGGTGTACATCCACGGCGGCGGCTTCCAGGTCGGCGCCGCCGACGCCCCGGCCTATGACGGGGCCAAACCCGCCGCCCGGGGCGATCTCGTCGTCGTCACCTTCAACTACCGTCTCGGGGCCTTCGGCTGGGGGCTGCACGAGGATCTCACCGACCCGCGGACCGGGGACTGCGCCAACTGGGGGCTGCAGGACCAGACGGCCCTGCTGCACTGGGTCCGGGACAACGCCGAGGCCTTCGGCGGCGACCCCGGCGCGGTCACGCTGTGCGGCACCTCGGCCGGCGCCGTCTCCGCCCGCCTGCTGGCGGGTTCCGCGCGCACCGAGGGCATCGTCAAGCGGCTCGTCGCCGTCAGCGCGGCCCTGCCGTGGGCCCCTGCCCTGAGCCTGACCACCGACGACGCCAGGACCGCGTACGAGGAACTCGCCGCCGGGTCCGGCACCACCGTCGCCGGGCTGCGGTACGTGCCCGCCGAGGAGCTCCAGACGGCGTGGCTGGGGCTGTTCGGCGGGCCTCCCGAGCAACGCCTCCTGGCCAGCGGCCGGGAGTACCGCGGGCCGGTCGTGGACGGGCGCACCGTGGCCGCCGGGGACCCGCCGCTGCCGCCGGTACCCGTCATGTCCGTGCACTGCCGCACCGAGGGCTCCTTCTTCACCGACCCCCACAGCCTCTCCTTCCCGCCGGCCCCGCCCGCGCCCGCCAACGACCACGAGCTGCGCGCCGCCGTCCGGGACGTACTGCTCAAGTGCACCGCGCACGTACCCGACGAGGAGGTGGCCGCGTGCGTGGAGGCGTACCGGGCGGCCGCGGCCGTCGAGGGGCTGCCCGGGGACCCGCTCTCGCTGTGGACCGAGGTGTGGGGCGACGCGCTGTTGCGCCACCAGATCGTGCGGCTGGCCGAGCGGCACGCCGCCGAGGGCCGAACGCCCCAGTACGTCATGGAGTTCGCCCACCCGGTGCGCCCGCCGCACTTCGGCACCCCGCACGATGCCACGTCGAAGTTCCTCTTCGGCACGCACGCCCACCCCACCCTCGTCGGCCAGTTCGGCGACGGCCCGCTGGAGCGGCGGGTCTCGGACGCCTTCGTCGACCTCGTGGCGTCCTTCGCCCGCTGCGGGACGCCCGGCAGCCCGCACGTCCCCCACTGGCCCGAGTTCACCCCCGGCCGCCCCAGCACCCTGATCCTCGGCGGGCCACCGATCGCGCGGATCGGCGACACCTCCACACTCCGCCGGCTCCGCTTCTGGGACGGCATCGACTGGCTCCCCGGGGCCTGA
- a CDS encoding MFS transporter — protein MTHAAGHDTFTAPDSPDPERSSPPPGGTAPAPPRARRHPYEVPALLLGLLATPAALSANSATTTLPDIGADLGVSVSSATWIATTFGLLMAVCTPLMAALLKRRGVRTVVLACAALVAAGTLLVIVAESMPLLILGRGAQAIGGSGLVTTAINLAGTPRRMGVVTAGSGILGALGPLAGSLLTQYVSWHAALSLSALALLAAPGVMRTAPALPAEGSRTPFDAIGAVVLMALVSALVFIPRFPLPALVCAAVIAAVLVVRVRTRPDGFVPVAVLRTPVFLIASAVVCALSTSYFSLLYIVPRALKDSEGWDAGLVGTGTLVALLIGSAASWLLAAFSTRMSRAAVLAVLLVLGVLAPVTAAVAPWAALMLVASGVSVFVSSSGQATLSVYAADSVPAGQRPTAIGLFTLCYQLGGAFGPALAALLVI, from the coding sequence ATGACACATGCGGCCGGCCACGACACGTTCACCGCCCCGGACTCTCCGGACCCCGAGCGCAGTTCACCGCCCCCGGGCGGCACGGCCCCGGCCCCGCCCCGTGCGCGCCGGCATCCCTACGAGGTGCCCGCGCTCTTACTCGGCCTGCTGGCCACGCCCGCCGCCCTGAGCGCCAACAGCGCCACGACGACGCTCCCGGACATCGGCGCGGACCTCGGCGTGTCGGTGAGCTCGGCGACGTGGATCGCCACCACCTTCGGCCTGCTGATGGCCGTGTGCACCCCGCTGATGGCCGCGCTGCTCAAGCGCCGCGGGGTACGAACCGTCGTCCTGGCCTGCGCCGCCCTCGTGGCCGCCGGCACCCTCCTGGTCATCGTGGCCGAGTCGATGCCACTGCTGATACTCGGCCGCGGCGCCCAGGCCATCGGCGGAAGCGGACTGGTCACCACGGCCATCAACCTCGCGGGCACCCCTCGCCGCATGGGCGTGGTGACCGCCGGCAGCGGCATCCTCGGCGCCCTCGGCCCCCTCGCGGGCTCCCTGCTCACCCAGTACGTGTCCTGGCACGCGGCGCTGTCGCTGTCCGCCCTCGCCCTGCTGGCCGCGCCCGGCGTCATGCGCACCGCGCCTGCGCTCCCCGCGGAGGGCTCGCGCACCCCCTTCGACGCCATCGGCGCCGTCGTCCTGATGGCACTGGTCAGCGCGCTGGTGTTCATCCCCCGCTTCCCGCTCCCGGCGCTCGTCTGCGCCGCGGTCATCGCCGCGGTTCTGGTGGTGCGCGTGCGCACCCGCCCGGACGGCTTCGTCCCCGTGGCGGTCCTGCGCACGCCGGTCTTCCTGATCGCGAGCGCCGTCGTGTGCGCCCTGTCGACCTCGTACTTCTCGCTGCTCTACATCGTTCCCCGGGCCCTGAAGGACAGCGAGGGCTGGGACGCCGGCCTCGTCGGCACGGGAACCCTCGTCGCGCTGCTGATCGGCTCGGCCGCGTCCTGGCTCCTGGCGGCGTTCTCGACGCGCATGAGCCGCGCCGCGGTCCTCGCCGTCCTCCTCGTCCTCGGCGTACTCGCCCCCGTCACGGCGGCCGTCGCGCCCTGGGCGGCGCTGATGCTGGTCGCGTCCGGCGTGTCGGTCTTCGTCAGCTCCTCGGGACAGGCGACGCTCTCGGTGTACGCCGCCGACTCCGTCCCCGCCGGCCAACGCCCCACCGCCATCGGCCTGTTCACCCTCTGCTACCAACTCGGCGGCGCCTTCGGCCCGGCCCTGGCCGCCCTCCTCGTCATCTGA
- a CDS encoding TetR/AcrR family transcriptional regulator has translation MKQHVRDGKPGERRGMPEKRRAIAQAARVVFGREGYSRAGVDAIAVEAGVSKRTIYNHFTDKEHLFHSVALEGAHQVTEAIAEIMERHLRKIVNLRDDLVAFAMERAAAVTEFPDHFALVRTIEAEVTRIPPALLEDWKEAGPLSGHLRLAPYLQRIADRGLLAFDDADSAANHFNLLTITDVNQRTFYGALPMPESETAGIVTSGVDTFLRLYGTHPAAPTHRDGPGSP, from the coding sequence GTGAAGCAGCACGTGCGGGACGGGAAACCGGGAGAGCGGCGCGGGATGCCGGAGAAGCGCAGGGCGATCGCGCAGGCGGCCCGCGTGGTCTTCGGGCGCGAGGGCTACTCCCGCGCCGGCGTCGACGCCATCGCCGTCGAGGCCGGTGTCTCCAAGCGGACGATCTACAACCACTTCACCGACAAGGAGCACCTGTTCCACTCGGTGGCCCTGGAGGGCGCGCACCAGGTGACCGAGGCCATCGCGGAGATCATGGAACGGCACCTGCGGAAGATCGTGAACCTGCGGGACGATCTCGTCGCCTTCGCCATGGAGCGGGCGGCCGCGGTGACGGAATTCCCGGACCACTTCGCACTGGTCCGGACGATCGAGGCGGAGGTCACGCGGATTCCGCCCGCACTGCTGGAGGACTGGAAGGAGGCCGGACCGCTGTCCGGCCACCTCCGGCTCGCGCCGTATCTCCAGCGCATCGCCGACCGGGGCCTGCTCGCGTTCGACGACGCCGACAGCGCCGCGAACCACTTCAATCTGCTGACGATCACGGACGTCAACCAGCGGACGTTCTACGGCGCCCTTCCGATGCCGGAGTCCGAGACGGCCGGCATCGTGACGAGCGGCGTGGACACCTTCCTGCGCCTGTACGGGACGCATCCCGCCGCGCCGACGCACCGGGACGGGCCCGGCAGCCCGTAA
- a CDS encoding SDR family oxidoreductase: MAENTAGRAARTTPVARAGQVGGTATAARPTLPAPTSRGGQSAQTAPAAQEARQGGTPPRKVAVVTGAGSGIGRAVAHALVADGWTVALAGRRAEALTETSRLAGPVDADGPAILTVPTDVTRPDEVDALFATVRERFGRVDLLFNNAGTFGRAAPLEELTYDDWRTVVDVNLTGSFLCAQAAFRAMQNQDPQGGRIINNGSVSAHAPRPHSVAYTATKHAMTGLTKSLSLDGRPYGIACGQIDIGNAATEMTGRMQTGILQANGQLAVEPVMDAADVARTVVHMAGLPLAANVQFATVMATNMPYIGRG, translated from the coding sequence ATGGCAGAGAACACAGCGGGACGGGCAGCGCGGACGACACCGGTGGCGCGGGCCGGGCAGGTGGGCGGCACGGCGACCGCGGCGCGGCCCACACTGCCGGCGCCCACCTCCCGGGGCGGGCAGAGCGCGCAGACGGCACCGGCGGCACAGGAGGCACGGCAGGGCGGTACGCCGCCCCGGAAGGTGGCCGTGGTCACCGGCGCAGGCTCCGGCATCGGGCGGGCGGTCGCCCATGCGCTGGTCGCCGACGGCTGGACGGTGGCCCTTGCCGGGCGGCGCGCCGAGGCCCTGACGGAGACCTCCCGGCTGGCGGGCCCGGTGGACGCCGACGGCCCCGCGATCCTGACGGTGCCGACCGATGTCACCCGCCCCGACGAGGTCGACGCCCTCTTCGCCACCGTCCGCGAACGGTTCGGCCGGGTCGATCTGCTCTTCAACAACGCGGGCACGTTCGGCCGGGCGGCGCCGCTTGAGGAGCTGACGTACGACGACTGGCGCACGGTCGTCGACGTCAACCTCACCGGCTCCTTCCTCTGCGCCCAGGCCGCGTTCCGCGCCATGCAGAACCAGGACCCCCAGGGCGGACGCATCATCAACAACGGCTCGGTCTCCGCGCACGCCCCGCGCCCGCACTCCGTCGCGTACACCGCCACCAAGCACGCGATGACCGGACTGACCAAGTCGCTCTCCCTGGACGGCCGCCCGTACGGCATCGCCTGCGGCCAGATCGACATCGGCAATGCGGCGACCGAGATGACCGGCCGGATGCAGACCGGCATTCTCCAGGCGAACGGCCAACTGGCGGTGGAGCCCGTGATGGACGCGGCGGACGTCGCCCGCACGGTGGTCCACATGGCGGGGCTGCCGCTGGCCGCCAATGTGCAGTTCGCGACGGTGATGGCGACCAACATGCCCTACATCGGGCGCGGTTGA
- a CDS encoding alkaline phosphatase D family protein has translation MTHHAPHEQEIRAAAAHFGRRRFLTATGAAAALAFATNLPAAGAAYAAEADARKITENPFTLGVASGDPQPGSVVLWTRLAPRPFEPGSGMPNARVTVRWEVAYDEHFKRLAGQGRADAHPEFNHSVHIEPTGLAPDRVYYYRFRAGSWISPVGRTRTAPARSARISALKLAAVSCQAYHDGYFTAYEHLAEEDLDVVFHLGDYLYEYPVSAAGGARNYTDRKLPAVFNRETVTLEDYRLRYALYKSDPDLQAAHAAHPFIVTWDDHEVENNYASDISEDHLPPAEFLVRRAAAYRAYWENQPLRRPQRPQGADARLYRRLQYGQLAQFDILDTRQYRSDQAYGDGWHAPGPQSLDPGRTLTGAAQERWLIDGWRQSSARWNVLPQQVTFSERRNATGAGYQLSMDAWDGYAASRDRVLAGAESAGVDNLVVLTGDVHVHYAFDIKKDFQDPGSRTAGVEFVTTSIASGEDGADKPANWATYLAANPHLKFYNGRRGYLTVALDQDTARADYRTVSAVTTPGAPVRTAASFVTEAGDPGLKPA, from the coding sequence ATGACGCATCACGCACCGCACGAGCAGGAGATCCGGGCCGCTGCCGCGCACTTCGGCCGCCGTCGCTTTCTCACCGCCACCGGGGCCGCCGCCGCGCTCGCCTTCGCGACCAACCTTCCGGCCGCGGGCGCCGCGTACGCCGCCGAGGCCGATGCGCGGAAGATCACCGAGAACCCCTTCACGCTGGGCGTCGCCTCCGGGGACCCGCAGCCCGGCTCCGTTGTGCTGTGGACCCGGCTCGCCCCGCGTCCGTTCGAGCCCGGATCGGGGATGCCGAACGCCCGCGTCACGGTCCGCTGGGAAGTCGCCTACGACGAGCACTTCAAGCGGCTGGCCGGCCAGGGCCGTGCCGACGCGCACCCGGAGTTCAACCACTCCGTGCACATCGAACCCACCGGCCTCGCGCCCGACCGCGTCTACTACTACCGCTTCCGCGCCGGCAGCTGGATCAGCCCGGTCGGCCGCACTCGCACCGCGCCCGCCCGCAGCGCCCGGATCTCCGCCCTGAAGCTCGCCGCGGTCTCCTGCCAGGCCTACCACGACGGCTACTTCACGGCCTACGAGCACCTGGCCGAGGAGGACCTCGACGTCGTCTTCCACCTCGGCGACTACCTCTACGAGTACCCCGTCAGCGCGGCCGGCGGGGCCCGCAACTACACCGACCGCAAGCTGCCCGCGGTCTTCAACCGTGAGACGGTCACGCTGGAGGACTACCGGCTGCGCTACGCCCTCTACAAGTCCGACCCGGACCTCCAGGCCGCGCACGCCGCGCACCCCTTCATCGTCACCTGGGACGACCACGAGGTGGAGAACAACTACGCCTCCGACATCAGCGAGGACCACCTCCCGCCCGCCGAGTTCCTCGTCCGCCGCGCCGCCGCCTACCGGGCGTACTGGGAGAACCAGCCGCTGCGCCGCCCGCAGCGGCCCCAGGGCGCCGACGCCCGGCTCTACCGCCGCCTCCAGTACGGGCAGCTCGCCCAGTTCGACATCCTCGACACCCGCCAGTACCGCTCCGACCAGGCCTACGGCGACGGCTGGCACGCCCCGGGCCCGCAGTCCCTGGACCCCGGGCGCACCCTGACCGGCGCCGCGCAGGAGCGGTGGCTGATCGACGGCTGGCGGCAGTCCTCCGCACGCTGGAACGTGCTGCCGCAGCAGGTCACCTTCTCCGAGCGGCGCAATGCCACCGGCGCCGGCTACCAGCTCAGCATGGACGCCTGGGACGGCTACGCGGCCTCCCGTGACCGGGTCCTGGCGGGCGCGGAGTCGGCGGGCGTGGACAACCTCGTCGTCCTCACCGGCGATGTGCACGTCCACTACGCCTTCGACATCAAGAAGGACTTCCAGGACCCCGGTTCGCGCACCGCCGGGGTCGAGTTCGTCACCACCTCGATCGCCAGCGGCGAGGACGGCGCGGACAAGCCCGCCAATTGGGCCACGTACCTGGCCGCCAACCCGCACCTGAAGTTCTACAACGGCCGGCGCGGCTACCTCACCGTCGCCCTGGACCAGGACACCGCCCGCGCCGACTACCGCACGGTGTCCGCCGTCACCACCCCCGGGGCGCCGGTCCGCACCGCCGCCTCCTTCGTCACCGAAGCGGGCGATCCGGGGCTCAAGCCCGCCTGA
- a CDS encoding DUF4429 domain-containing protein: MAELMGRDGTWTFDDEVVRIVPGRERGVHKLRQDLGEFTVPLAAMAGIAYEPARKGGRLRLRLRDGADPLLQVTGGGLPDEANPYQMAVDAARVDVAEYFVDAVRQALMLEQIPDGPADRYLLPGPSVPLSAAGVDGIASFDGERVHLEWRWNTSETKRHWGPRDFALADLEAVEWRAAAGLESGYLRFRTHGTTERFAPENDPNSIELWGFKKESGTTALLAAAVAARLPHPSAGPDKTLTAGTPASAALAPPAPEASPQPAGTGSTAAADDHDALLRRLRELGGLRREGILTEEEFTATKAAVLRRFHTTG, from the coding sequence ATGGCTGAACTGATGGGGCGCGACGGCACCTGGACCTTCGACGACGAGGTTGTACGCATCGTTCCGGGGCGTGAACGCGGGGTGCACAAACTGCGCCAGGATCTGGGGGAGTTCACGGTGCCGCTGGCCGCGATGGCCGGGATCGCCTACGAACCGGCCCGCAAGGGCGGCCGGCTGCGACTGCGGCTGCGAGACGGCGCGGATCCGCTGCTCCAGGTCACCGGCGGCGGCCTGCCGGACGAGGCGAACCCGTACCAGATGGCCGTGGACGCCGCCCGGGTCGATGTCGCGGAGTACTTCGTGGACGCGGTGCGGCAGGCCCTGATGCTGGAGCAGATACCGGACGGGCCCGCCGACCGCTATCTGCTGCCCGGCCCGTCCGTCCCGCTGTCGGCCGCCGGGGTGGACGGCATCGCCTCCTTCGACGGGGAGCGGGTGCATCTCGAATGGCGCTGGAACACCAGCGAGACCAAGCGCCACTGGGGCCCCAGGGACTTTGCGCTGGCCGACCTGGAAGCGGTGGAGTGGCGGGCCGCCGCCGGGCTGGAGTCCGGCTATCTCCGCTTCCGGACGCACGGCACGACCGAGCGGTTCGCACCGGAGAACGACCCCAACTCCATCGAGCTGTGGGGCTTCAAGAAGGAGAGCGGCACGACCGCGCTGCTGGCGGCCGCCGTCGCGGCACGGCTGCCGCATCCCTCGGCCGGCCCCGACAAGACCCTCACGGCGGGCACCCCCGCCTCGGCGGCGCTCGCCCCGCCCGCCCCCGAGGCGTCCCCGCAGCCGGCGGGCACCGGAAGCACCGCCGCTGCCGACGACCATGACGCGCTGCTGCGCCGGCTGCGCGAACTGGGCGGGCTGCGCCGCGAGGGCATCCTCACCGAGGAGGAGTTCACCGCCACGAAGGCGGCGGTCCTCCGGCGCTTCCACACCACGGGCTGA